A part of Acidobacteriota bacterium genomic DNA contains:
- a CDS encoding PQQ-binding-like beta-propeller repeat protein, translating to MTLTACLATLAVVIGAQTAAAQDGGWTHWGADERSSRYAPLDQIDAENFGDLEVAWVWRGDNYGPDVDRLMRSTPIYAEGKLFGVAGYRRTVVAMDPATGETLWTFREPPTVRWERSMRKNYGKGVSYAQVNGEGRIYVVTPGFFLHALDPDTGYPIEDFGDGGTVDLLADFGYEYHPTDGIPSEVGYITNSSPPIVVNDVVVVGNSHEQGYRQTRQENVPGHILAYDAGSGDHLWKFNVIPQSESEFGFDTWENDAWRWTGNVSAWAPLSADSELGLVYIVTDPPTNDHYGGFHPGDNLFSTSILALDVRTGERRWHYQTVHHDIWNYDNPTAPNLIDIEVDGQTIPAIVQTTKQSYAYVLNRETGEPVWPIEERPAPRGHVPGEYYAPTQPHPTKPPAYEMQGINEDDLIDWTPELRERALDILNQYEHGPLFTPPLHRDNDRGKRGALLCPGGNGGTNILGGTAVDPTTGILYTAHIRSCGSPFLVPGAEADANDPNPVGRTVADWVSGDGGGGLRIEGLPIYKPPYGSITAIDLNQGEILWSIPNGDTPERFRNHRLLQGVDIGNTGQPTHATVLLTDTLLMYGEGRGGEAKFRAVDKATGEQVGVVDIPAPTNSIPATYMHDGKQYLVMPISGGPDRLPGSLVALTLPD from the coding sequence GTGACCCTGACTGCCTGTCTCGCCACCCTTGCCGTCGTGATCGGCGCCCAAACCGCCGCTGCGCAGGACGGCGGATGGACGCACTGGGGCGCCGACGAGCGGAGCTCGCGCTACGCACCGCTCGATCAGATCGATGCCGAGAACTTCGGCGATCTCGAGGTGGCCTGGGTGTGGCGCGGCGACAACTACGGACCGGATGTCGACCGGCTGATGCGCTCTACGCCCATCTACGCCGAGGGCAAGCTGTTCGGCGTGGCCGGCTACCGGCGCACCGTCGTGGCGATGGATCCGGCCACGGGCGAGACACTATGGACCTTCCGGGAGCCTCCCACCGTCCGTTGGGAGCGTTCGATGCGGAAGAACTACGGCAAGGGCGTCTCCTACGCGCAGGTGAACGGCGAGGGCCGGATCTACGTCGTGACGCCGGGGTTCTTCCTGCACGCGCTCGACCCCGACACCGGCTATCCGATTGAGGATTTCGGCGACGGCGGGACGGTCGATCTGCTGGCCGACTTCGGCTACGAGTACCACCCCACCGACGGCATCCCCTCCGAGGTGGGCTACATCACGAATTCGTCGCCCCCCATCGTGGTGAACGACGTCGTCGTCGTTGGAAACTCGCATGAGCAAGGCTATCGCCAGACCCGCCAGGAGAATGTTCCCGGGCACATCCTCGCCTACGACGCCGGGTCGGGCGACCACCTCTGGAAGTTCAACGTCATCCCGCAGTCGGAGAGCGAGTTCGGCTTCGATACCTGGGAGAACGACGCGTGGCGCTGGACCGGCAACGTGTCGGCGTGGGCGCCGCTCTCGGCCGACTCGGAGCTGGGCCTCGTCTACATCGTCACGGACCCGCCGACCAACGACCACTACGGCGGCTTCCATCCCGGCGACAACCTTTTCTCCACCAGCATCCTGGCTCTCGACGTCCGGACCGGCGAACGGCGGTGGCACTACCAGACCGTCCACCACGACATTTGGAACTACGACAACCCGACCGCACCGAACCTGATCGACATCGAAGTGGACGGTCAGACAATTCCGGCGATCGTCCAGACCACCAAGCAGTCGTACGCCTACGTGCTGAACCGCGAGACGGGTGAGCCAGTCTGGCCGATCGAGGAGCGTCCGGCCCCGCGCGGCCACGTGCCGGGCGAGTACTACGCGCCGACCCAGCCGCACCCGACGAAACCGCCAGCCTACGAGATGCAGGGGATCAACGAGGACGACCTGATCGACTGGACGCCGGAGCTTCGGGAGCGCGCCCTCGACATCCTGAACCAGTACGAACACGGCCCGCTCTTCACGCCGCCCCTCCACCGCGACAACGACCGCGGGAAGCGCGGCGCGCTGCTGTGTCCGGGCGGCAACGGCGGCACGAACATCCTGGGAGGCACCGCCGTCGACCCGACGACCGGCATCCTCTACACGGCGCACATCCGCTCGTGCGGCTCGCCGTTCCTCGTGCCGGGGGCCGAAGCGGATGCGAACGATCCGAACCCGGTCGGCCGCACAGTCGCGGACTGGGTAAGCGGCGATGGCGGCGGCGGCCTGCGCATCGAGGGGCTCCCCATCTACAAGCCGCCCTACGGCAGCATCACCGCCATCGATCTGAACCAGGGCGAGATCCTCTGGTCGATCCCGAACGGCGATACTCCCGAGCGGTTCCGGAACCACCGTCTGCTGCAGGGCGTCGACATCGGCAATACCGGCCAGCCGACCCACGCCACCGTGCTCTTGACCGACACCCTGCTGATGTATGGCGAGGGACGCGGAGGCGAAGCGAAGTTCCGTGCCGTCGACAAGGCGACCGGCGAGCAGGTTGGCGTGGTCGACATTCCGGCGCCGACCAACAGCATCCCCGCCACCTACATGCACGACGGGAAGCAGTACCTCGTGATGCCCATCAGCGGCGGACCGGACCGGCTGCCGGGGTCGCTCGTCGCGCTGACGCTTCCCGACTAG
- a CDS encoding PQQ-binding-like beta-propeller repeat protein: MDRKAGTATVLAFMALLMPAAVAQEGEAWRKWGGPSGDFIIAEAPRLATAWPEAGPPEIWSRPLGAGHSAIIAGAGRLFTLYRVAYGDGGEAPWRAEETVIALDAATGETLWEYSYPSDVQDFGQGAGPHATPLLENGRLFTIGTNKELHVFDPATGGLLWTRNFVSDFGAPPLLIRSMIKSGYGASPLAYGDTIIMQVGGPGQSVMALRQSDGEVVWRSGSFLVSEAPAGLITVDGEDQVVVFAGQAVVGMNPADGEVLWAHPHDAGNDFNFQVPLWSDEDDILFLSSGYIAGSRALRLIRDGSITRTEELWYDPQLRFTFLNPLRLGDFVYGTSGQGATAIMTATQVETGETAWRQRGFSRASLLHADGKVIILEEDGDLSLAEMTPSGMTTLSTAPVFNTRAWTVPTLVGTTLYARDRERIVAFDLAE, encoded by the coding sequence ATGGATCGCAAGGCGGGTACGGCCACCGTGCTGGCGTTCATGGCGCTGTTGATGCCAGCCGCCGTCGCTCAGGAAGGGGAAGCCTGGCGCAAGTGGGGCGGCCCGAGCGGCGACTTCATCATCGCGGAAGCGCCGCGCTTGGCCACCGCCTGGCCGGAAGCCGGACCGCCCGAGATCTGGAGCCGTCCGCTGGGCGCCGGACACTCGGCCATCATCGCGGGCGCCGGCCGGCTGTTCACCCTGTACCGCGTTGCCTATGGCGACGGGGGCGAAGCGCCGTGGAGGGCGGAGGAAACGGTCATCGCGCTCGATGCGGCGACCGGCGAGACGCTGTGGGAGTACTCGTATCCGTCTGACGTTCAGGACTTCGGCCAGGGCGCGGGCCCGCACGCGACGCCGCTCCTCGAGAACGGCCGGCTCTTCACCATCGGGACGAACAAGGAACTGCACGTCTTCGATCCGGCGACGGGCGGGTTGCTCTGGACGCGGAACTTCGTCAGCGATTTCGGCGCGCCGCCGTTGCTCATTCGATCGATGATCAAGTCGGGCTACGGGGCGAGCCCGCTGGCCTACGGCGACACGATCATCATGCAGGTGGGGGGACCGGGGCAGTCGGTGATGGCGCTCCGGCAGTCGGACGGCGAGGTGGTCTGGCGTAGCGGCAGCTTCCTCGTTTCCGAAGCGCCGGCCGGCCTGATCACGGTCGATGGCGAGGATCAGGTGGTGGTCTTTGCGGGCCAGGCAGTGGTTGGCATGAACCCGGCGGACGGCGAGGTCCTCTGGGCGCATCCCCACGACGCGGGAAACGACTTCAACTTCCAGGTGCCGCTCTGGAGCGACGAGGACGACATCCTGTTTCTCTCGTCGGGCTACATCGCGGGGAGCCGTGCCCTCCGCCTGATCCGCGACGGCAGCATCACCCGGACCGAGGAGCTGTGGTACGACCCGCAACTCCGGTTCACGTTCCTGAACCCGCTTCGGCTCGGCGACTTTGTCTACGGCACGAGCGGTCAGGGCGCTACGGCGATCATGACCGCGACGCAGGTGGAGACGGGTGAGACCGCTTGGCGGCAGCGCGGCTTCAGTCGGGCAAGCCTGCTGCATGCGGACGGCAAGGTGATCATCCTGGAGGAGGATGGCGATCTGTCGCTCGCGGAGATGACGCCGTCCGGGATGACGACGCTCTCAACCGCGCCTGTCTTCAACACGCGCGCCTGGACCGTGCCGACGCTGGTGGGAACAACGCTCTATGCCCGCGACCGCGAACGAATCGTCGCCTTCGACTTGGCGGAATAG